The Natrarchaeobius halalkaliphilus genomic sequence GGGTGATCTCGACCCGGGAGCCGGTGGGGTCGGTCATCGACGACCACCACGAGTCGCCGCTGCTCTGCGGGCGAACAGCTCGTCGATCGATTCGGCTTCGTTCCAGTCGGTAACGGAGATTCCCGCTCGCTCGAGGTCGAACTGCCGGATTCGTCTCGCGACGCGAGAGAGCTGCTGGCCCGTCGTTCGTTCCGCCGTCGGGTTCGGGCTCACGACCGTCAGGGCGTGGCCGTGCGATGCGAGACGGCGAGCGATGACGACGCTCCCCCGGTCGCACAGCGGCGTGAGAAAGACGATCTGCGTTTCGGCGGCGAGTCGCCGCCGAAGCGCCCGTAACTGCGTTATCCATCGGGCTTCCCGCTCGGGCGGTACCGGCGAGAACTGCGGGTGCGTCGCGAGCGCCTCGCGGAGTCGGATCCGGTGGCGGTTCCCGGACGAGGGTGGAATCCAGCAGACGTCCGCGTCGCCGGAATCGTCCGCCCCGTCGACGGGACGGGACGTCGGCCCGATCGCTGCCAGTCCGACCGTGTCGCCCGACTCGAGGAGGGTACCGGCGATCCGAGATGCGGCGTCGGTCGCGCGGGAGACGGCGTGGGTCGACCCGGTCGACGACGCGAGATACGCGGCTTCGCGTGCGTCGACGAGGACGACGACGCGGGCGGCACGCTCCTGGTGGAACTCGATGGTCGCGAGTTCGCCGGTCCGCGCGTGGCGGTTCCAGTCGATCCGGTTGAGCGGGTCGTTCCGGCGGTAGTCCCGGACCGAGTGAAACTCCGTGCCCGAACCGCCGGTCGCCGTCGTGAGCCGACCCGAGAACGTCGTCGACGCGGCCTGCAACGGAACGGGAGATTCGATGGGGCGGAGGAGCGGCTCACAGACGAGCGTCGTCGACGCGCCGACGTAGAACGCCTTTTCGGCCGATCGGGAGGGGTCTCGCGTCACGACGAGTGCGGGATCGAACTCGTGGGTGCCACACGCGGCAGTCACGGTGTACTCGAGGGTGGCTCGTTCGCCGGGACGCAACGCGGTGGCGAGCCTGGCCGACCCATCGGTGACCGAAAGCGCGGCGGGAACGCCGTCCACGACTCGAAGATCCAACAGCGGCCGCTCGCCCACGTTCGTAATGGAGACGGTAACGTCGACCTCGTCTTCCGGTTCGGGCGCATCGTCACTCACCGTCCGTTCGATCTCGAGCGTCGGCGTGGGCGGTCTGGCGGTGAGCGCAAAGCCGGCGTATCCGATCCCGACGACGCCCGCCAGGACGACGGCGGATGCCTCGGCAACGGCACCGATCCCGATCGCCGCCAGCGCGACGACGCCGATTCCGGTCCAGTGGCCGGTTGCTCGCGCCGGGATCCCATCGGCTTCGCCGTCGGCCAGCCGTCGTTCCGTGGTCCGAACGTCGACGGTGTCGTCCGAAGACGACCGCTCGTGACCGTGAAGTCGAGCGGTTTCCGGTACGTTCCGCTCGTCGAGTCCGGTGTATCCGATGCTGGCGATTTCGGCCCCGGTTCGACGGATCGCCAGGTGATACGGATCGTCTCCGCGGACGCGATCGACAACGTGCTCGCGAACGGATCTCGAGGGTCGATCGAGTTCCTCGGAGAGAAATGCGGCGGCGATCGGATCGGTCGTCCACGACCCGTCGTCGACGGCGGCGCGTGCCTCCGCCTCGGAAGCCCCGCCGAATCTCGAGATGACGGCGATCGCGGCCTGTCGGAGCCCGCCGACGGTCCGTCGTGCGACGAACGTCCCGTGAGATCGAGTTGCCGTGAACTCCTCGATCGCATCGGTGAGCGAGTCGCCGGGGACGGGTGTAGGATGAGGGCGTTCCGGATCCGGCGTTCGCTGACACGTTCGAGCGTCACGCCGACGGGAGAGACTGACCAGCGCACCACAGAGCGAGGCGAATCCGACGAGACTCACGACCGCTTGCGTTACGGTCAGCGTTCCGGTTCCAGTAAGAATCGCGATCGCCGTGACGAACGAGGCGACGGCGACCAGGATAGGGACCGGTCTGATTCCGGAGTCGAGATCACTCTCGGTCATTTCGTCACACCCGAGCGGTCCTGGTCACGCTTCGTCGGATCGATCGCGTCCCGGCCATCGACGTCAGAGACCGTCGGTTCGGCGTACTCGTCTTCGATTCGGCGCAACACCGAAATCGCACGGGACTCCACGTCGTCGGTCGTCTCTCTGTTCCCGTAGCGAACCTCCTCGAACAGCGACGTGAGTTCGTCCACGTGTTCGGGGCGTACTCCCGCATCGACCGCCACCGTCGCGAACTCCCCCGGCGTGCTCGAGGCCGGTCGATCGACCTCGAGCGGTCGCGTCATCTCGAGCCAGGCCCGATAGACCTCGTTGTCGAAGTCGTCGCTCGATTCGATCCGGTCGGCCGCGCGGCCGGCGGCCGCACCCACTTCGGCTCGATCCGAATCGGACGCGTCACTCGGTCCGTCACCCGGTTCGCTCTCGTTGCGTTTCGTTCGTCCGTCGCGGTCGCTCCGGAGGAGACTCCCGACGAAAATCGCGGTGAGAACGGCGAGAACCACGAGCACCGGTCCCGTCGAAAACGGTTGCCGCTGTTGATCGTCGCCCTCGCCCGGCTCACCGCCGAGGCTGTCGTTCGTCTCCGGTTCGGACTCCTGTAGCGGAACCGACTCCCACAGATCGAGGCGCAATAACAAATAGGAAATCCCAGCCAGCACGAGCGAAACCACGAGGACGACGGCGATCAGCTTCACCAGATCCCGACGGTGGCTGATCAGATACCACGCGGCACCCAGTGCGAGCAAGATCAACAGCGCGTAGGCGAGGTATTCGACTATCGCCGGCACTTCGAGGGGCGCAGGATCCGTCGGTTCGTGCTGGGGGACGCCAGTCGGAGAACCGGAATCGCCCTCACCGACGCCGCCGCTTCCGTCCGGTTCGGTCGGGGATCTGATCGTCGCCGCAGCCATCGCGATTGCGGCGATACCGACCAGCGCGACGACGATCCGAACTGCACCTCGAGTCCGAGACATCTACGACCTGTTAATTGATCGAACGGTGATATACTGTTCGTTCTCCGGTATCGGTGATCGGACGCGACCGGCGGATTCACCGTCGGCGGTCGGCGCGGGTCGGTCGCTGCCGTGTGACTGAGAAACGATCGCGTTCGGTCGTTTCGTTGCGCTTAAGTACCCGACGGGGGTAGAATCGGATGCGATACGTGTAGGGGATGTGGTCCCCGAGTCCGCGAGGGCGACGATAGAAACACGGTGTCGTGGTAGCCAAGCGGCCCAAGGCGCATGGTTGCTAACCATGTGGCGT encodes the following:
- a CDS encoding DUF58 domain-containing protein, which codes for MTESDLDSGIRPVPILVAVASFVTAIAILTGTGTLTVTQAVVSLVGFASLCGALVSLSRRRDARTCQRTPDPERPHPTPVPGDSLTDAIEEFTATRSHGTFVARRTVGGLRQAAIAVISRFGGASEAEARAAVDDGSWTTDPIAAAFLSEELDRPSRSVREHVVDRVRGDDPYHLAIRRTGAEIASIGYTGLDERNVPETARLHGHERSSSDDTVDVRTTERRLADGEADGIPARATGHWTGIGVVALAAIGIGAVAEASAVVLAGVVGIGYAGFALTARPPTPTLEIERTVSDDAPEPEDEVDVTVSITNVGERPLLDLRVVDGVPAALSVTDGSARLATALRPGERATLEYTVTAACGTHEFDPALVVTRDPSRSAEKAFYVGASTTLVCEPLLRPIESPVPLQAASTTFSGRLTTATGGSGTEFHSVRDYRRNDPLNRIDWNRHARTGELATIEFHQERAARVVVLVDAREAAYLASSTGSTHAVSRATDAASRIAGTLLESGDTVGLAAIGPTSRPVDGADDSGDADVCWIPPSSGNRHRIRLREALATHPQFSPVPPEREARWITQLRALRRRLAAETQIVFLTPLCDRGSVVIARRLASHGHALTVVSPNPTAERTTGQQLSRVARRIRQFDLERAGISVTDWNEAESIDELFARRAAATRGGRR
- a CDS encoding DUF4129 domain-containing protein, whose amino-acid sequence is MSRTRGAVRIVVALVGIAAIAMAAATIRSPTEPDGSGGVGEGDSGSPTGVPQHEPTDPAPLEVPAIVEYLAYALLILLALGAAWYLISHRRDLVKLIAVVLVVSLVLAGISYLLLRLDLWESVPLQESEPETNDSLGGEPGEGDDQQRQPFSTGPVLVVLAVLTAIFVGSLLRSDRDGRTKRNESEPGDGPSDASDSDRAEVGAAAGRAADRIESSDDFDNEVYRAWLEMTRPLEVDRPASSTPGEFATVAVDAGVRPEHVDELTSLFEEVRYGNRETTDDVESRAISVLRRIEDEYAEPTVSDVDGRDAIDPTKRDQDRSGVTK